The nucleotide window TTTTCGGTGGTTATAGACATTTTATTTTTATCTATGGTAAATTTAACACTTAATATGTTCGATGCTATTACCAAACACAGACTAAATGTGTGTTTGTTTTGGGAAAGCAATGCTATTGCTACAATCAATGTTTATTCCCGCTTTCCGTTCCAACTCCTCGCTTTCTTGCACACACGCCCCAACACGCTGCGGGGTTTCCGCTACAATCGGGTTTACTTTTCGAGCGGTTCTGCACTAATGACTAACGACCAGTGACAAATGACTTACTTACTTCCCAAACGCTTTCACCAAAAACTTAGGCATGGCTTTGGCCCAGGTGGCAACGTTATGTTCGCCGCCTACCATTTCAATATAAGTAATATCATCGCGGGTATAGCCTTTGGCCTGCAGTTCTTTTATCAGGTCAATAGTATCGTCAATAGCATCAATAATGCCATTGCGGTTGCGGTCGACGGTTTCATCTTTGGTGCCGGTTTGCAGCCAGAACTTCAGGTTGGGTTTGATTTTGCTTTCGCGGATAATACGGTGCATTATCCGGTCGTCATCCGTATAGCCCTTGCCCAAATCCTTACTACGCCACCATAACGAGCCCGAGAACACACCCACCATATTAAATACATCCGGATTATTCCAGGCAATATCCAGCGCCGATAAGCCACCTAAAGAGAACCCCGCAAAAGCCACAGTACCAAACACCCCCATCCCCAGTTGATTCCTGATATCAGGCAGCAATTCCTCTATAATAAACTTGGTATAAAGGTCGGCTTTTGAACCACGCTTTTTAAAATCA belongs to Mucilaginibacter boryungensis and includes:
- a CDS encoding alpha/beta hydrolase codes for the protein MMNLCWPDLEMTVTETLLTINSTHLNREVTYTLLLPNEFAGTEPLNLLLLNDGQEAENLQLADTLQDLYNANRIKPTAIVAINCGDERIQEYGVAGHPDFKKRGSKADLYTKFIIEELLPDIRNQLGMGVFGTVAFAGFSLGGLSALDIAWNNPDVFNMVGVFSGSLWWRSKDLGKGYTDDDRIMHRIIRESKIKPNLKFWLQTGTKDETVDRNRNGIIDAIDDTIDLIKELQAKGYTRDDITYIEMVGGEHNVATWAKAMPKFLVKAFGK